The window TCAGAAGTTCGCAGATATCGGTATCAATTTTACCTTTGTTGCTGTGACAGGCTATTGCGTCACAAATAACAGATATTTCTTTTTCTGTAAAATCACCCGATTCCCGGAGAAGATGCTCGGCCTCCGTTGCTCCGAGGTGAGCGTGGTCTGCTGGTTTTCCCGTTTTGTATGCCCAAATGTCATGAAGCATACCGGCTGCTGTACAAATTTCCGGGTCTATACCGCGTTTGAGTGCAAGCATCGCGCATACTGTTGCCACACCGTAGAGATGTACGAATCCACAGCGGCTTTCTTCAAGATCAGGTTGCGCTCGCACAATATTGTCTATGGTTGCTCGAAGATACTCAAGTCTATTCATCCATCGCTCCTGATACATTCCCGGTCCATGCTATGTGGGTGACGGGTAGTTCACCGCAGGCTGCCTGGCCTGCCACTATTAGTCCGGCATCCGTAAGCGCTTTAGCGACATTGTAAGCCGGCTGATTTTTTGAGTAACTGCCGTATGCTCCAACAATTAACACACCATCGGGATTTACATAGTGTCGAAGTAACCTGAACAAGTAATCTCTGATAAACGGTTCGGGCACATTGTCTGAAAGCGTATACACATAATCGAATTTTCGCGGCGGAACCCAATCCCAGGCGTTAGCCGTCCAGAAATGATCCCCGTGGTTCGGAAACCTTTCTTTTGCCAAGGCTATCAAATTAGCGCCAATGTCTACGCCATAGGCTTCGATTGTGATGCCTTTTGCCTTTGCCCAGTCCACAAGGCATTCGAGGAGGTATCCATTGGCACATCCGACATCCAGGAAATCGCCGTCTTTTTCTACTGCGTTAAGGATGATTTCTCGCTCACTTTTCCACTGCGCTTTGCCGCCATAAAAACCGGATTGCTTGATAGGGTCAGAGTGAGAGAGATATGCCTCTTGCAGGCGCCGGATATTGTTGAGAAACTGATTGGGAAGTTTTTTCCTCATAGCATGCAATAGTTCTGCATCCGGTAGAGATGTCCCTTCAGTGCGAACCAAGAAATACTTAAGACCGTGCCAGTGCAGGTTTATTCACATGCTTAATGAGTCTTACGGTAGTGGTGCCGTCGAATTTGAATGTCACCTCATCCACCAGCATACGCATCATGTAGATACCCATGCCGCCTTCAAGCAGTGAGTTCGGCTTGTGCTCTGGAATAGTATCCGGAAGAAAACCCGCTCCGGGGTCTGTGATATCTATAGAAAGCCCTTGCGGACCGGCGACGCACTTTATTGATATTCGAAGCTCAGGATTGCACAGGCAGCCGTGTCTTATGGCATTCGCTATTGCCTCTCCAACGGCGATGAGTATATCCTGCGCC of the Armatimonadota bacterium genome contains:
- a CDS encoding HD domain-containing protein, producing MNRLEYLRATIDNIVRAQPDLEESRCGFVHLYGVATVCAMLALKRGIDPEICTAAGMLHDIWAYKTGKPADHAHLGATEAEHLLRESGDFTEKEISVICDAIACHSNKGKIDTDICELLKDADVLQHHLYNTSLEVNNSHLERLNAIFAELGIKNGLQPPENLP
- a CDS encoding class I SAM-dependent methyltransferase codes for the protein MRKKLPNQFLNNIRRLQEAYLSHSDPIKQSGFYGGKAQWKSEREIILNAVEKDGDFLDVGCANGYLLECLVDWAKAKGITIEAYGVDIGANLIALAKERFPNHGDHFWTANAWDWVPPRKFDYVYTLSDNVPEPFIRDYLFRLLRHYVNPDGVLIVGAYGSYSKNQPAYNVAKALTDAGLIVAGQAACGELPVTHIAWTGNVSGAMDE